The proteins below are encoded in one region of Ascaphus truei isolate aAscTru1 chromosome 10, aAscTru1.hap1, whole genome shotgun sequence:
- the ZRANB2 gene encoding zinc finger Ran-binding domain-containing protein 2 isoform X2: protein MSTKNFRVSDGDWICPDKKCGNVNFARRTSCNRCGRVSISLQSSLEKTTEAKMMKAGGTEIGKTLAEKSRGLFSANDWQCKTCGNVNWARRSECNMCNTPKYAKLEERTGYGGGFNERENVEYIEREESDGEYDEFGRKKKKYRGRPSSSKTVVKPPPPPMASTEDKESEEEEEEGDLSKYKLDDDEDEEEDGDLSKYNLDGSEEEDDSKNKKPTRSSRSKSRSSRSSSHTSSRSRSRSRSSSSSRSRSRSRDKSRIRGSKSRSSSRSQKGSSPRKRSYHSSPPSSPEKGKKRNRSRSSSGGDRKKRRTRSRSPERFGLL from the exons GTGTGGGAATGTTAACTTTGCTAGAAGGACCAGCTGCAACAGATGTGGTCGAG TCTCAATATCCCTACAATCTTCTTTAGAAAAGACCACTGAAGctaaaatgatgaaagctggtgGGACAGAAATAGGGAAAACCCTGGCGGAGAAGAGCCGTGGATTGTTCAGTGCTAATGACTGGCAGTGCAAAAC TTGTGGAAATGTGAATTGGGCCAGAAGATCCGAGTGCAACATGTGTAATACACCAAAGTATGCTAAACTGGAGGAAAGAACAG GTTATGGGGGAGGTTTTAATGAACGTGAAAATGTTGAATACATTGAGCGTGAAGAATCTGATGGAGAATATGATGAG TTtgggcgaaaaaagaaaaaataccgtGGCAGGCCATCTAGTTCCAAAACCGTCGTAAAGCCCCCGCCGCCGCCGATGGCGTCGACTGAAGACAAGGAATCtgaagaggaggaagaagagggagatCTGTCCAAGTACAAACTGGATGAT GATGAGGATGAAGAGGAAGATGGGGATCTATCAAAATATAATCTTGACGGAAGCGAAGAGGAAGATGATAGTAAAAATAAGAAACCTACACGTAGCAGTAGATCTAAATCCCGCTCTTCACGCTCATCTTCCCACACCAGCTCAAGGTCTAGGTCCAG GTCGAGAAGCTCTTCCAGTTCCAGATCTCGTTCCCGTTCAAGAGACAAATCTAGAATTCGTGGGTCGAAATCAAG ATCCAGCTCCAGATCCCAAAAGGGGTCTTCTCCACGAAAAAGATCTTACCACAGCTCTCCACCTTCATCTCCCGAGAAGGGCAAGAAGAGAAATCGCTCTAGATCCTCATCTGGTGGCGACCGCAAAAAAAGGAGAACAAGATCACGGTCACCCGAAAGGTTTGGGTTACTGTAG
- the ZRANB2 gene encoding zinc finger Ran-binding domain-containing protein 2 isoform X1: MSTKNFRVSDGDWICPDKKCGNVNFARRTSCNRCGRVSISLQSSLEKTTEAKMMKAGGTEIGKTLAEKSRGLFSANDWQCKTCGNVNWARRSECNMCNTPKYAKLEERTGYGGGFNERENVEYIEREESDGEYDEFGRKKKKYRGRPSSSKTVVKPPPPPMASTEDKESEEEEEEGDLSKYKLDDDEDEEEDGDLSKYNLDGSEEEDDSKNKKPTRSSRSKSRSSRSSSHTSSRSRSRSRSSSSSRSRSRSRDKSRIRGSKSRSSSRSQKGSSPRKRSYHSSPPSSPEKGKKRNRSRSSSGGDRKKRRTRSRSPERRRRSSSGSSHSGSRSTTSKKK; the protein is encoded by the exons GTGTGGGAATGTTAACTTTGCTAGAAGGACCAGCTGCAACAGATGTGGTCGAG TCTCAATATCCCTACAATCTTCTTTAGAAAAGACCACTGAAGctaaaatgatgaaagctggtgGGACAGAAATAGGGAAAACCCTGGCGGAGAAGAGCCGTGGATTGTTCAGTGCTAATGACTGGCAGTGCAAAAC TTGTGGAAATGTGAATTGGGCCAGAAGATCCGAGTGCAACATGTGTAATACACCAAAGTATGCTAAACTGGAGGAAAGAACAG GTTATGGGGGAGGTTTTAATGAACGTGAAAATGTTGAATACATTGAGCGTGAAGAATCTGATGGAGAATATGATGAG TTtgggcgaaaaaagaaaaaataccgtGGCAGGCCATCTAGTTCCAAAACCGTCGTAAAGCCCCCGCCGCCGCCGATGGCGTCGACTGAAGACAAGGAATCtgaagaggaggaagaagagggagatCTGTCCAAGTACAAACTGGATGAT GATGAGGATGAAGAGGAAGATGGGGATCTATCAAAATATAATCTTGACGGAAGCGAAGAGGAAGATGATAGTAAAAATAAGAAACCTACACGTAGCAGTAGATCTAAATCCCGCTCTTCACGCTCATCTTCCCACACCAGCTCAAGGTCTAGGTCCAG GTCGAGAAGCTCTTCCAGTTCCAGATCTCGTTCCCGTTCAAGAGACAAATCTAGAATTCGTGGGTCGAAATCAAG ATCCAGCTCCAGATCCCAAAAGGGGTCTTCTCCACGAAAAAGATCTTACCACAGCTCTCCACCTTCATCTCCCGAGAAGGGCAAGAAGAGAAATCGCTCTAGATCCTCATCTGGTGGCGACCGCAAAAAAAGGAGAACAAGATCACGGTCACCCGAAAG ACGCCGAAGGTCGTCATCTGGATCCTCTCACTCGGGCTCCCGCTCTACAACTTCCAAAAAGAAATAA
- the ZRANB2 gene encoding zinc finger Ran-binding domain-containing protein 2 isoform X3 gives MSTKNFRVSDGDWICPDKKCGNVNFARRTSCNRCGREKTTEAKMMKAGGTEIGKTLAEKSRGLFSANDWQCKTCGNVNWARRSECNMCNTPKYAKLEERTGYGGGFNERENVEYIEREESDGEYDEFGRKKKKYRGRPSSSKTVVKPPPPPMASTEDKESEEEEEEGDLSKYKLDDDEDEEEDGDLSKYNLDGSEEEDDSKNKKPTRSSRSKSRSSRSSSHTSSRSRSRSRSSSSSRSRSRSRDKSRIRGSKSRSSSRSQKGSSPRKRSYHSSPPSSPEKGKKRNRSRSSSGGDRKKRRTRSRSPERRRRSSSGSSHSGSRSTTSKKK, from the exons GTGTGGGAATGTTAACTTTGCTAGAAGGACCAGCTGCAACAGATGTGGTCGAG AAAAGACCACTGAAGctaaaatgatgaaagctggtgGGACAGAAATAGGGAAAACCCTGGCGGAGAAGAGCCGTGGATTGTTCAGTGCTAATGACTGGCAGTGCAAAAC TTGTGGAAATGTGAATTGGGCCAGAAGATCCGAGTGCAACATGTGTAATACACCAAAGTATGCTAAACTGGAGGAAAGAACAG GTTATGGGGGAGGTTTTAATGAACGTGAAAATGTTGAATACATTGAGCGTGAAGAATCTGATGGAGAATATGATGAG TTtgggcgaaaaaagaaaaaataccgtGGCAGGCCATCTAGTTCCAAAACCGTCGTAAAGCCCCCGCCGCCGCCGATGGCGTCGACTGAAGACAAGGAATCtgaagaggaggaagaagagggagatCTGTCCAAGTACAAACTGGATGAT GATGAGGATGAAGAGGAAGATGGGGATCTATCAAAATATAATCTTGACGGAAGCGAAGAGGAAGATGATAGTAAAAATAAGAAACCTACACGTAGCAGTAGATCTAAATCCCGCTCTTCACGCTCATCTTCCCACACCAGCTCAAGGTCTAGGTCCAG GTCGAGAAGCTCTTCCAGTTCCAGATCTCGTTCCCGTTCAAGAGACAAATCTAGAATTCGTGGGTCGAAATCAAG ATCCAGCTCCAGATCCCAAAAGGGGTCTTCTCCACGAAAAAGATCTTACCACAGCTCTCCACCTTCATCTCCCGAGAAGGGCAAGAAGAGAAATCGCTCTAGATCCTCATCTGGTGGCGACCGCAAAAAAAGGAGAACAAGATCACGGTCACCCGAAAG ACGCCGAAGGTCGTCATCTGGATCCTCTCACTCGGGCTCCCGCTCTACAACTTCCAAAAAGAAATAA